TTAGTATAATTGATATAATTCAAATTGCAACTTGAAATTTGTATAAAAAATAGAGGCTAACCGATTTAATTAGATAATGTTTAAGAAAGAAAGTTTAGAAAAATTTTTTAATTTAAAATTCAGCAATTGAATTTTGTTTATCCCATTTTTTGGCACTAACAGCTATTATAAATTGTTCGATTTACTTGTAGAATACAACAGTTTGGATGGGATTTTATACTTTAAAACCAGAATAATTTCGCGACTTTTCTATTTAATTCTTCATTTATTTTCAATCATTTTGACCATTTCATTATTTTTGTTAATTTTTGTTTACAGAGTTCATTTTTTTACTTTTGGTGAAAATTTTATTTTTAACCTTGAAAATAAAAATAATTATTTTTATGACTATAATATTTGATTTCCGAATATTATGAACGTGGTGATATACTCTTTCATTGCATTTTTTGGATTTTTTCTAAATGCTTTTTGAGCAAAATTTGTTATTTACTTTTTTAAGAAATTTTTATACTGAAAATACGATCTGAAAAATAAAACCACAACCTTTGAATTTTTACAAAATTTTAATTTAGAGCCCTTTGTAAATTCGGTTCTTGTTGACACTGAAAATTGTAAAAAAAAGAGGAATAAATCAAGAAAAATTTGTTGAAAATATCAACATAACTACCCAATAATTAGCCTTTTCACAGAAGTAATTAACTCCCCTAAGCGTACTAGACGTTCTTTTAAATATCATTATATTAAGTTAAGGAACCGCAAGGAAATTAGTGAATTTAACTGGGTTGTAGCTGAGATGCAGAACTATTATTGATTTTATACATTTATTTTTGCTTCAATTTTTAATAAAAATGAAAAAAATTTTAACAGAAAAAAGTTTTTCTACTATTTATTTAAAATTTTATTTTTTTATATTTTATCAATTTGAATTCTTCTTTTTTCAACAATTTTTGTATTCTTTAATCATTTTCTTCTTGATGAACAAACATTTTGGTTAAAAATTTCAGCATTAGGATCTGTTATTATTGTCATTTTTATATCTGTTGTTATGCTAGAATCTATATTTATTGAGTGAACATATCGCCGCATCAAAAAGCGATTTTTTGATGCTAATCTAATTAAGTCTAAAAAACAAGATTCAATATAACTGTTTTTTTAAGGACATTATCTAAATGCCCTAAATTAGATTTCTATTTGAAAAATACATAATAAATCTAAAACAAAAAATTATGAACACTCCCAATTTAATAATTTTATATATTTCAAATAAATTTAAAGGACACTTAGTATAATTGATATAATTCAAATTGTAACTTGAAATTTGTATAAAAATAGAGGCTAACCCATTTAATTGAGAATGTATAATAAAGAAAGTTTAGAAAAATTTTTTAATTTAAAATTCAATAATTGGATTTTTTTTATCCCATTTTTTGGAACTAACAGCTATTATAAATTATTCGATTTACTTGTAGAATACAACAGTTTTGAGCCGATTTTTTACTATAAAACCAAACTAATTTCCTGGCTTTTCTATTTAATTCTTAATTTATTTTCAATTATTTTAACCATTTTATTATTTGTGTTAATTTTTGTTTATAGAGTTCATTTTTTTTCTTTAGGCAAAAATTTTGTTTTTAGCCTTGAAAATAAAGATAATTTTTTTTATGACTATGATATTTGATTTCCGAATATTATGAATGTGGTGATATATTCTTTCATTGCGTTTTTTGGGTTTTTTTTAAATACTTTTTGAGCAAAATTTGTTATTTACTTTTTTAAGAAATTTTTATACCGAAAATATGATTTGAAAAATAAAACCACAACCTTTGAATTTTTACAAAATTTTAATTTAGAATCTTTTGTAAATTCCGTTCTTGTTGACACTGAAAATTGTAAAAAAAAGAGGAAGAAATCAAGAAAAATTTGTTGAAAATATCAACCTTGGGAAACAAGAATTAGCAATTTAAGAGAAAAAATTCCGTCCCATAAGTATGTTTGATTTACTAGACGTTTTGTTAAATATTATTATATTAAGTTAAGGAACCGCAAGGAAATTAGTGAATTTGACTGGGTTGTAACTGAGGTACAAAACTATTATTGATTCTATACGTTTGTTTTTGCTTCAATTTTTAATAAAAACGAAAAAAATTTTAATAGAAAAAAGTTTTACTACTACTTATTTAAAATTTTATTTTTTTATATTTTAACAATTTGAATTTTTCTTTTGTCAACAATTTTTGCATTACTTAATCATTTTCTTCTTGATAACCCGACATTTTTCTGAAAAATTTCATCAATGGCAGTTGTTATTTTTGTCATTTTTGAATTTGTTGATATCCTAAAACGTATATTTATTGAGTGAACATATCGACGCATCAAAAAGCGATTTTTTGATGCTAATCTAATTAAGTCTGAAAAACAAGATTTAATATAACTGTTTTTTAAGGACATTATCTAAATGTTCTAAATTAGTTCAAAAAATTCAGATTATTGCTTTTTATTCATGATTTTGATTGTATTGTTTTAGTTAATTTTTCAACATTTTATTCCTGAGTTTGACAGTTTGATGTAAAAATTCACTTTTAGTGAATCTAAATATGAAAAAATACCCGGATTTACGGGTATTTTTTAGGTTAAAATCTTAATTTTTATAATTTTAAAATTACTGTTTTGCAAAAAAAAAAAAAAAATGCTTGGTCTAAAATAAAATTGTGTTATAATAAACCTCACTAAGAATGAATTAATAAATTTTGATATTGAATTAAGGGAGAATTAATTATGTTTTTGCTGTAAAAAATCAGAAAATGCGAATTATCCATTATATTTTTAAATATGATGGAATGCCTTAAATTTAACCGTTTAGAAATCTATAAATTTAGGGCTTTTGGTTATTGTTCTTTCAAAACTTCATATGTTTTTTTAGGCTCGCTGCAAATAAAAACGAGTTTTCTATTTGCATTGAGTTTAAATAGTAGTTGTATTTTTTCTTTTATTATGGTTAGATTTAAAATTCAGTGTTTTTCTTTAATAGTTATTTTTCCTGGGTTTGCCAGTTTGATGTCAGAAATTAAGAAAAGCGATGAATTTAAGACTTTAAATCAGCGTCTAAATTACACTGTAAAATGCAAAATTAGGATTTTAAAGTCTTTAGATTCTGTAATTTTAATGAACTTAAATTTCTCTTTAACTGTGAATTTGTTAGTGATTTGTCTAAAATTGATAGATTAATTTGTCTCTTTTTTAATTAAAGTAACAAAACTTATTTCGTCTTCACCTTTGAGTTTAATTAATTTTACCCCCTTTGTCCTACGACTAATTATTGGAACGCTATCAAGATCAATTCTAATTGCAAAACCTCTTTTAGTGATAATTATTGCTTCCTGATCTTGCCCAATTGTGCCGACAAAAATAAGATCGCCAGCCTTTTCGTCGTTTAGACCTTTTAATCCTTTAGTTGCTCTTCCGGTTAGTCGATATTCTTCAACAGGAGTTTTTTTCCCATAACCATGTTTGCTTAAATTAAAGACAAAATCATTGCCAAAAGTGTAACAAGCACCAACTATTTTGTGTCCTTCTTCAAGAGCGATTCCTTTAACACCGATTGAAGCCCGACCCGTATTTCGTAATAATTTAATTGGTCAACGATTTACAAGTCCTTGGGATGAGGCTAAAATAATATTGATTTCAGAACTTGCTGGCACAATAAAGGCTGATTTTAAATAATCTCCCTCAACAAGTTTTAAAGCGATTTTTCCATTTTTTGGAATATAACTAAACTCTGAAAGCTCCGTTTTTTTAATATAACCAAAAGCAGAAACAGTGATAAGTCAATGATCTTTGTATTGTTGGTTTCAAGGAATTAAAGCGCTAATATTTTCATCTTTTTGTACTTGTACAAGATTTAAAAAAGGGAGACCTTTTCCTTGTTTTGAACTATCAGGAATTTGGTGAGCCCGAAGTTTGAAAATTTTAGCCCGTGAAGAAATAATTAAAAGATCGCTGTGGGTGTTTGTGATGCAAACAGATTTTAGCTCGTCATCTTTGTATAAATTTGAAACTGAAGCGCCAAAACCACCACGATTTTGTAGGCGATATTCTTCTAAATTTAACCTTTTTACATAGTTATTTTGTGTCAGAGAAATAATTACTTTTTCATTAGGGATAAAATCTTCTTCATTAAGTCGTATAATTTCGGCAATAATTTCAGATCTTCGCGGATCACTGAACTGTTCAGCCGTTGCTTTGTGTTGTGTAATAATCAATTCAATTAGTTTTTCAGGTGATTCAATTATTGACTTAATTTCATCAATTTCGATTTTTAGACTTTCAATGTCACTAATTAATTTTTCAATCGCCAAACTAGTTAGCCGACCAAGACGCATGTCAATTATTGCTTTTGTTTGGACAGGATTTAAATTATATGTTTGGGCTAATCTTTCTTGAGCAATTTGGTCTGAACTTGAAGATTTTATTATAGTAATTACATTGTCAATATTTTCAATAGCAATTTTTAAACCGCTTAAAATATTAAGTCTTTCACTAGCTTTTTCCAAATCAAAGTTCAGTGCACGAAGATTAATTTCTTTTTGGTGTTCAAGATAATGAGTTAAAATTTCCTTTAAATTCATTAATTTTGGCACACCTTTTACAAGCGCAAGCATATTTATTGAATAACTAATTTGTAAATCGGTGCTGTGATAAAGTTTATTTAAAATAACTTCAGGATTAAATCCTTTTTTAATATCAAAAACAACACGAATTCCGTGACGAGTACTTTCATCGCGAATATCTTTAATTCCAAGAATTTTTTTATTTTTTACTAAAAAAGCAACCTTTTCGATAATAGAAGGTTTTTTAACTTCATAAGGAATTTCGTAAAAAATAATTCGTGATCTACCTGAATTTAAATGTTCAATTTTTGCTTTTGATCTAATTCAAAAAGTACCTTTTCCGGTTAAATATGCTTGATTTATCCCTTTTTTTCCCGAAATTATTGCACCTGTTGGAAAATCTGGACCAGGAAGGGTCTCAATTAATTCATTAATGTCAATATTTGGATTTCTTGCAAAAGTAATAAAAGTTTCAATAATTTCACCTAAGTTGTGGGGAGGAATTTTGGTGGTCATCCCAACAGCAATTCCAGAAACCCCTGAAACTAATAAATTTGGAAATCGTGCTGGTAAAATTTCGGGTTCCATTTCACTTGCATCATAATTAGGCCTAAAATTTACAGTATTTTTTTTAATACCTTCAATCATTTTATTAGAAATTTTTGACAGTCGCGCCTCAGTGTAACGCATTGCCGCAGCTTCATCGCCATCAATTGAACCAAAATTACCGTGTCCATCAATAAGTGGGTAGCGTAGTGAAAAAGATTGAGCCATTCGAACCATTGAATCATAAACAGAAGCATCACCATGTGGGTGATATTTTCCAAGAACATCACCGACAATTCTAGCTGATTTTTTATAACTAGTTCCTGAAGTTATTCCAAGTTCGCTCATTGTGTATAAAATTCGTCTATGAACAGGCTTTAGTCCATCGCGAACATCTGGTAGAGCTCTTGAGACAATAACTGACATTGAATAATCAAGAAATGAAACTTTCATCTCATCTTCGATTTTAATTGGAACAATATTGTCAGTTACTGTTTCTAAAATTGTTGGTTTAACTTCATAAATTTTGTCTGAGTCATCCGATTTGTCATCTTCACTATTTAAGCTAGAATCAATTTCTTTGATTTCTTCGTTATCTTTATGGTTTTTATTGTCCTCAATCATATATTTCCTTTTAAAAGCAATACTAATTTTAAAATTATACCATAATTTCCTGCTTTTTTTGCATTTTTGGTTGAAAAACTTTGAAAATTTTTTAATTATGGATGCCAACATAATTAAAAAAATATTTTAATTTTGATAATAATAAATTTAGTTTTGGTCTCAAAAATAATCTGTGCCAAAAAGTTGAGATTTAAACCTTAAATAAAAAACAGGCTCAACTAAAAAAGTGTTGTAAAATACAGCATTTTATAAAAAAACTAATCCTTTAATAGTTAAAATTTTGGTCCTAATAATTCATGAAAATTCCTTAAAAAATAAAAAAACGAGCTTTGTAAGGCTCGAAATTTTCTAAAAATTTGCAAAAAACTTGCTAAATTAAGTTATGCTTTTTACAAACTAGTGTTGGTGAAGAGTTAAAAGAATTAAAGCAAAAACAATTCCGGCTGCAAAAAGAATAAGTGAAATATGCCATTGTTTTGAGGAATTATTTCTGAGGTGAATAAATTCGGGAACTAATTCGATTATTACCACAAAACTCAAAATTGCTCCACCAGAAACATTGAAAAATGGAATTAGTCAACCAGTTTGAATAAAAAATTTATTCAAAAAAGCACCTATTATAATAATTGGAATTAAAATTAGCGTTGTAATTAAGTTGTAAATTACGGACTTTTTAATACTTTGACCATATTGAACTTGCCGATAGTGAATAATCAAAATTTCAATTAACATGTGAGCGACAAAAGTTCCAATTAAATATCAATTAACTTCATCTCCTGCAGTGACCCTGGCAATGACAGATCCTAGTATAAATCCATCAATTGTTCGGTGTGAAAGTAGAAGTAAAATTGCAAGTCAAGCAGATTTTGGGCTGTCAATGTCAGAAAAATTTACAATATGATCGTTATGATCGTGCTGTTTGTGATCCAAGTGCAAATCTTTTTTGAAAATGCGAATAAAAAATCAACGGGCAATAAAAACGCTTGTTAGACCTAAAATTGAACCACCGCCAATTATTAGAATTTTAAATAAATTTTCTAGATCACCATAGCTATGAGCGAAATTTTCAGCACCATTAAACCCTTCTTGCATAAGTCCAACTGTTGCAACCATTAACAAGAGACCGGTGCTAAGTGAATAGAGATAAATATTTGACGTTCGTTTAATTCGCGGTTTAACAATTGCAATTAAAAATACTATTAAAACCGGAACTGCTAGAATAATTAAAAGAAAAATTAGTAAATTTACGGTAAGGGAAAGATAAAAATCCGGATGTTGGTAAAAAATTGTTAATACCTTCTCTCTACATAAAAATAAATACTAAATTTTACAAGATAAATATTTTTTTTAATTAAAAAAAATTAAAAATATAAAAAAAGCCGTAGATTACGGCATTTTTATACAAAATATTTATATTTTATTGGAGGTTGCAATTAGGTATGGTGGCTCCGACAGGAATCGAACCAGTGACACACGGTGCTTCAAACCGTTGCTCTACCAACTGAGCTACGGAGCCATGGCGGTCTAGACGGGGATCGAACCCGCGATCTCCTCCGTGACAGAGAGGCGTATTAACCACTTTACTACTAGACCTTGGTTGCGGAGGTAGGAATCGAACCTACGGCCTTTGGGTTATGAGCCCAACGAGCTACCTCTGCTCTACTCCGCTGTGTTAAGAAATTTTTAAAATAAATGGCGGGCAATGAGGGATTCGAACCCCCGCGGGCTTTCACACCCCTGCCAGTTTTCAAGACTAGTCCCTTCAGCCACTTGGGTAATTGCCCATTTTGGTGGATCTAACTGGATTCGAACCAATGACCAACCGGTTATGAGCCGGATGCTCTAACCGCTGAGCTATAGATCCAGGCGATTTTGTTATATATTATATGAAAATGGTGGCTCCAAGGAGATTCGAACTCATGACCTTCCGGGTATGAACCGGACGCTCTAACCAACTGAGCTATAGAGCCAATGGTGGAGAGGAAGGGAGTCGAACCCTCTACCTCCTGCGTGCAAAACAGGCGCTCTAGCCAGATGAGCTACCCCCCCAAATGGTGAAGAAGACAGGATTTGAACCTGCGACCACTACGTCCCAAACGTAGCGCTCTGCCAAGCTGAGCTACTTCTCCAATTAATAATTATACACTATTTTTTGAAAAAGCAAAATTTTTTTATTTATTTTTTTTATTTTTAAGAATAAAAAAATGGCGATCACGAGAGGATTCGAACCTCTGACCACAAGCTTAGAAGGCTCGTGCTCTATCCTACTGAGCTACGTGACCACAATTTACAATTATACCACTTTTTTAATAAAAAGATTTATAATTTATTGCATGAAAATAAATTGATTTCCAGGTCATATGGCAAAAAGCATAAATGACATAGAAAATAAAGCACAAATAGCAGATCTTTTTATTTTAGTTGTGGATGGAAGATGCCCTATTTCTAGTCTAAATGAGAATTTTTTGCAAATTGCAAAGCGAAAAATGACACTAGTAATAGTAACAAAAATTGATTTAGCTGATAAGAATAAATTCACTAAAATAAAAAAATTTTTTACAGATAAAAAATTTTTTGTTCTCTTTGTAAATTTACGAGATTATTCAGCTAGATTAGAAATTATATCACATTTAAATAAAATATTTAAAATAAAACAAGAAAAAAATTCAACTAAATTTTTTTCGCCAAGTCTAAAATGTTTTGTTGTCGGAGTACCTAACACTGGAAAATCAACGCTAATAAATTTAATCACAAAATCACAGCTAAAGGTAGGAAACCAACCGGGAATAACGAGAAATAATCAATGAATTAGCTATGATAAATTTCTTTTTCTTGACACCCCAGGTATCTTATTGCCAAAAATGGACGATCAAATTTTAGCTGTAAAATTAGCTATTATTGGTTTGATAAGGTGAGAAATTCTAAATATTAGTGATCTTTTTATTGAAGCATATAAAATAATTTCTGAACAATACCCAAATTTCATTACAGATTTAGAACTAAAACCCTCACTAATTGATTCAGAAATTGAAGAGAACTTGTTGATTTTGTGCAAAAATAAAAAATTTATAAATAAAAGCGGTCTAGATTTACCTCGTTGTCGAAAGTGATTTTTAATGCATATTGGCAAACAAAAAATTACACTAGACTAATTTTTTAAGATAATTAAATTTCACTAAAAAAATTTTTTTAGAATAATCAATTTTTAAAAAGATCTAAATTATTGTGTTAATTTAGGCGCAAAAACGGGACGTTTTTCTCGCTTTTTTACCCTGCAAAAGCAATTTTGTTATTTTAGATTTTAACTCTATGTTTTTTTAGTTTTTCGCTTTCAAAACTAAAAAAGTCTATAAAATGGTCGCTTAAAATGCAAAATAGTTTTTACACAAACTACAAATAAAAAACTAATTGTCTGATTTTTTCTACTAATTTAAACTTATACGTGGTTTTTGTCTGGTCATTTTTTCTTTTTTTCTTCTTCATATTTATCTAAATAATTGTTTTTTAAATCCTCAATTAGTTCAAGACGGCTAATGTTTTTATCAAAAACGATATTTTTATTTTTAGGAAAAGCCAGGATTTGGAAAGCCACTTTTTCAAAACTAGAATCAGGACTTATAGTAAAATTTAGTGTTAAATCTGTTTCAAAAATTGTTGTCAAAAAAATATTATTATTTTCTGTTTTTCTAAGAACCAATTTTTCTCATTCCACGTTTGTTGGAAAATTATTAGGAACCGATATAGGGTGAGCGGGTTCTTTTAAAGATGGCCAATAACCAATTCGCTCCCAAGTTTCGTAAATAAATATATTGTTATTTTTTAGAAATTCATCAAGTTTTTCTCTGTTTAGAAATTTTTGCTCAAAATCAGAAATTAAATCATTTTGGTCAAGTTTTAATTTAGGATTTAATTTTAAAATTCGATCAATAATTGTTGTCTTAAATTCGTCAATATTTTTAATAATTGCATGTTTTTTTGGTAAAAAACTGTTAGATCAAGGATTAATTTTATTTGTAATTAAATCAAGAATTTTTGGCTTTAAAGTTTTAATATTATTAATTCTTTGGCTAAAATGGATAATATCAAACATAAAAGAGGGGTAAGAACCGCTAATCTCGTTTTTTGACAAATTGTACTTTTTTGCGAGTTTATTATAAATTTTTCTAGCTTCTGTTTCAATTAATATTTTCTTCTTTTCATAATCTATAATTTTATCATTATCACCAGCATAAATTTTTTCATCAATATCCCTAAAGGTGATTGTTTTATTTTTAGGGTAGACTATAACATTAAAAAAAGGCGAATCATCAAAAACTACAGTGCGTTGAACTAACTCTCCTTCTTTAACAAAATCTGGTACAAATCTTGTTGCTATAATGTTTGAAGAACCATTTTCTTCAAAATAATAGTAGGTAACACGAGTTGGACTTGAATATCTGATACGTTCGCGTATTATAATATTATTTTTTTCTAAGACTTTTTCAAGAAGTTCTCCTTTTAGAAATTTGTCTTCAAATTCTGACTTGAGTTCAGAAGTATTTATTTTGGCAAAATTAGGATTATTTTTTATAATTTCTTCAGTTCTATCAACAATATTTTTTTGAAATTGTTCGAGGTTTTCAATTGTTATTCTACTTTGTTCGCCAAGGAATAAAAATTTGTCCCTCTGCTTTTCGGGTTGATTATAAAACAGATTTAAGGCTGAAAAAGTTCCGTTTTTTGCATTAAATTCTTCATAATGCTTTGCTAGTAAATTTAAAAAATAGTGAGAATTGTAATTTTGGGGATTGTTAATTCCGTCATCTTTGTTAAAAATTTGTTTATTAATAAAAGTAATTAAATTTCCGCAGGAAGTTAAAAAAAACGCCGGAATTAAAAGGGTTGTTCCCAAAAATTTAGTTAGAATTAGTTTATTTTTCATTATTAACCAAATAAGAAAGTGCTAATTTATCTTCAACAGAATTATCAAAAGTTACAGATTTAAATTTTTTGACATAAAGCCGGTAGTAGCCTGATTTTTCTGCTTTAAAATTGATTAATTCATCATTGCTTTTAGAACTTGTTGACCAAGAAACATCAACTCAATTATTATTTGAATCAAGTTTTTGCAAATATAAATCATAATCTGAAACAAAATTGCCATTTTGATTTTCTTTAGTAGCTTCTAGCTTTAAACGTTCAGAATTAATATGTGTTTCAGATCATTTGTCAAAGTCATTTTTATGTTGGTTCATCTTAGATTTTGCATCTAAAATAGCAGCGGCGCCTGCAACTGGTAAACCAATCGGAGTAAAAGGTGTTAAAAATCATCATCAACTTACGTAGTTGCTCTTGTCAGGAGCAGCTACTTTATTTTTTAAAAGACCAGCATTAAACATTCAAGACAAAGAAGCCTTAATTTTGTTGTTTGAATTTACTCAGAATGGTTTACTAGTAAAAATTATTTCATGGTCTGATTTTTTTTGGTCACTAATAAAGTAGGTATTTTCACTAGCTTTTAACATATTTTTAAAATCGGGAGTGCCTGAGCCATATTTTTCAAAATAACCACTTCGCTTTATAATTAAATCGCTATAATTTGGGGAAATTGCCGAAGCAGATAAAATCGCTTTTAATGCTATTAGTCTATTATCATCATTATCTAAATTTGGTTTTTCTCTTAGGAATGTTGATATTAAACCAGTGACAATAGGGGCAGCAAAACTAGTTCCTCTAACAAAACGATCCTTAAAATTAGTAACAGGATTATAAATCCGTCCGGGAGCGACGACTAAAGGTTTAGCCAATTCATAAT
Above is a window of Mesomycoplasma ovipneumoniae DNA encoding:
- the ylqF gene encoding ribosome biogenesis GTPase YlqF, coding for MAKSINDIENKAQIADLFILVVDGRCPISSLNENFLQIAKRKMTLVIVTKIDLADKNKFTKIKKFFTDKKFFVLFVNLRDYSARLEIISHLNKIFKIKQEKNSTKFFSPSLKCFVVGVPNTGKSTLINLITKSQLKVGNQPGITRNNQWISYDKFLFLDTPGILLPKMDDQILAVKLAIIGLIRWEILNISDLFIEAYKIISEQYPNFITDLELKPSLIDSEIEENLLILCKNKKFINKSGLDLPRCRKWFLMHIGKQKITLD
- the gyrA gene encoding DNA gyrase subunit A, whose protein sequence is MIEDNKNHKDNEEIKEIDSSLNSEDDKSDDSDKIYEVKPTILETVTDNIVPIKIEDEMKVSFLDYSMSVIVSRALPDVRDGLKPVHRRILYTMSELGITSGTSYKKSARIVGDVLGKYHPHGDASVYDSMVRMAQSFSLRYPLIDGHGNFGSIDGDEAAAMRYTEARLSKISNKMIEGIKKNTVNFRPNYDASEMEPEILPARFPNLLVSGVSGIAVGMTTKIPPHNLGEIIETFITFARNPNIDINELIETLPGPDFPTGAIISGKKGINQAYLTGKGTFWIRSKAKIEHLNSGRSRIIFYEIPYEVKKPSIIEKVAFLVKNKKILGIKDIRDESTRHGIRVVFDIKKGFNPEVILNKLYHSTDLQISYSINMLALVKGVPKLMNLKEILTHYLEHQKEINLRALNFDLEKASERLNILSGLKIAIENIDNVITIIKSSSSDQIAQERLAQTYNLNPVQTKAIIDMRLGRLTSLAIEKLISDIESLKIEIDEIKSIIESPEKLIELIITQHKATAEQFSDPRRSEIIAEIIRLNEEDFIPNEKVIISLTQNNYVKRLNLEEYRLQNRGGFGASVSNLYKDDELKSVCITNTHSDLLIISSRAKIFKLRAHQIPDSSKQGKGLPFLNLVQVQKDENISALIPWNQQYKDHWLITVSAFGYIKKTELSEFSYIPKNGKIALKLVEGDYLKSAFIVPASSEINIILASSQGLVNRWPIKLLRNTGRASIGVKGIALEEGHKIVGACYTFGNDFVFNLSKHGYGKKTPVEEYRLTGRATKGLKGLNDEKAGDLIFVGTIGQDQEAIIITKRGFAIRIDLDSVPIISRRTKGVKLIKLKGEDEISFVTLIKKETN